The Pseudofrankia inefficax genome window below encodes:
- the pglX gene encoding BREX-2 system adenine-specific DNA-methyltransferase PglX: MIDRVALLKDAQRQVKDLEKDLRAQVDEVAEVGTRLRAEYDRAFKVGRTAATWSAWLGERVTQAAVAWVLGTVFVRFCEDNGLIGDPFLAGPTTARLTLAEERTEDFYRRQPEKTARDWLRKSFDEIAKVPVGAGLFDQRHNALFQIPPTHDAAKNLLAFWRRRTEAGTLVHDFTDDAWDTRFLGDLYQDLSEDVRKKYALLQTPEFVEEFILDLTLTPAIDEFGYDVVKLIDPTCGSGHFLLGAFRRLLAEWEKNSPDRDVFERVQLALDAVHGVDINPYAAAIAKFRLTIEALRVAGLTTLDAAAGYTFPLHVAVGDSLLKNRQLDLFGEERDELAEFAYATEDLADHLGILEEGRYHAVVGNPPYFTVRDKKLNALYRDLYSSCAGRYTLSVPFAQRFFELARQSDGDGVGAGRVGQITANSFMRREFGKKLIENFFARVVELTHLIDTSGAYIPGPGVTTVILAGRRNQRKRIKTVRMILSVRGEPSIPDDPSQGAVWRAIVNSVDGSSNDWVATADVDRDVLSSHPWTLSVGDVGAIMDRLGAEGHRKLKDEILGDIGFAGFSGVDEAYYLPASWHARFRTPQALVRPVVTGEDVRDWRTSPTLYAITPYTSDGSLIPIASSSDWVRHLWKYKQIVGRLTDFSGRTRLDLGTPWWAWYRWVAARNSAPDIIACPKIASLNHASYGHDGYTYNQHVPVIVLPGSSGADARLSLVGILNSSTACFWLKQVSHNLGSTADATGARRTATPWENFYEVTGANLENLPLSAQCPLPLARELDRLARNLTMVFPQAVAAAGPPARPLLRTARNEWESTRARMIALQEELDWQVYRQYGLLADELTLPMADVPEIKLGERAFEIVLARKIAAGEETPEWFTRHGSTQIFEPPAHWPAEYRTLVEKRIAVIEADKNIGLIERPEYKRRWATEGWDKLQDAALREWLLDRLEARELWFADVDGMVQPRLWTTGRLADELAAEADFVAVAEIYKPGENLSKVVDDLVENEHVPFLASLRYKDSGLEKRADWESVWEQQRAEDTTPTPEAAKKIRDSIPLPPKYAQADFRKASYWKARGKLDVPKERFISYQPASPDNDPTLLVGWAGWDHREQAQALATLIVERQDNDGWGAARLTPLLAGLREVMPWVRQWHNEVDPLYDGSPAEVYDAFLADAMGRHNLTADALADWRPQAAARGRRATK, translated from the coding sequence ATGATCGACCGGGTGGCGCTGCTGAAGGACGCCCAGCGGCAGGTGAAGGACCTTGAGAAGGATCTACGCGCTCAGGTCGACGAGGTGGCCGAGGTCGGGACGCGGCTTCGGGCTGAGTACGACCGTGCGTTCAAGGTCGGCCGGACGGCAGCGACGTGGTCGGCGTGGCTCGGCGAGAGGGTCACCCAGGCGGCGGTCGCTTGGGTTCTGGGAACGGTCTTCGTCCGGTTTTGCGAGGACAACGGCCTGATCGGCGACCCGTTCCTCGCCGGCCCAACGACAGCACGCCTGACACTGGCCGAGGAGCGGACCGAGGACTTCTACCGGCGCCAACCCGAGAAGACGGCGCGCGACTGGCTGCGGAAGTCCTTCGATGAGATAGCGAAGGTCCCGGTCGGCGCGGGCCTGTTCGACCAGCGGCACAACGCGCTGTTCCAGATCCCACCCACCCACGACGCGGCCAAGAACCTCCTCGCCTTCTGGCGGCGGCGCACCGAGGCCGGCACCCTGGTCCACGACTTCACCGACGACGCCTGGGACACCCGCTTCCTCGGCGACCTCTACCAGGACCTCTCCGAGGACGTCCGCAAGAAGTACGCCCTGCTCCAGACCCCGGAGTTCGTCGAGGAGTTCATCCTCGACCTGACCCTGACACCAGCCATCGACGAGTTCGGATACGACGTCGTCAAACTAATTGACCCGACGTGCGGCTCGGGCCACTTCCTGCTGGGCGCGTTCCGCCGGCTGCTCGCCGAGTGGGAGAAGAACTCTCCCGACCGGGACGTCTTCGAACGGGTCCAGCTGGCGCTGGACGCGGTCCACGGCGTGGACATCAACCCGTACGCGGCGGCCATCGCCAAGTTCCGACTGACTATCGAGGCGCTGCGTGTCGCCGGCTTGACAACACTTGACGCGGCGGCCGGCTACACGTTCCCGCTACACGTGGCTGTGGGTGACTCGTTGCTGAAGAACCGCCAGCTCGACCTCTTCGGCGAGGAGCGAGACGAACTCGCCGAGTTCGCCTACGCCACCGAGGATCTCGCCGATCACCTCGGTATCCTTGAGGAAGGCCGCTACCACGCGGTCGTTGGAAATCCTCCATATTTCACCGTCAGAGACAAGAAGCTAAACGCACTGTACCGCGATCTCTATAGCTCCTGCGCTGGACGTTACACCCTCTCAGTACCCTTTGCGCAACGCTTTTTCGAGCTGGCACGGCAATCGGACGGAGATGGAGTCGGCGCTGGACGCGTCGGCCAGATTACAGCAAATTCTTTCATGAGGCGCGAATTCGGCAAGAAGTTGATCGAGAACTTCTTCGCTCGCGTCGTTGAGCTAACGCACCTTATTGATACGTCCGGAGCATATATTCCAGGTCCGGGCGTAACAACAGTTATTCTTGCGGGTCGCCGCAATCAGCGGAAGCGCATAAAAACCGTTCGGATGATTCTCAGCGTACGCGGAGAGCCATCAATTCCCGACGATCCAAGTCAGGGAGCCGTCTGGCGGGCGATTGTCAATAGCGTGGACGGCAGCAGCAATGACTGGGTTGCCACCGCCGACGTTGACCGCGACGTACTATCGAGCCACCCTTGGACGCTTTCCGTCGGCGACGTCGGTGCGATCATGGACAGACTTGGCGCCGAGGGGCACCGGAAACTCAAGGATGAAATCCTTGGCGACATTGGATTTGCCGGCTTTTCTGGCGTTGACGAGGCATATTACCTGCCCGCTAGCTGGCACGCGAGGTTCCGCACCCCTCAAGCACTTGTTCGGCCTGTCGTGACGGGTGAAGACGTCCGCGACTGGCGCACATCGCCCACCCTGTATGCGATTACACCATACACTTCTGACGGCAGCCTCATTCCAATCGCCTCGTCGTCCGACTGGGTGCGCCATCTATGGAAGTATAAACAAATTGTTGGACGACTGACTGACTTCTCTGGAAGGACCAGGCTCGACCTCGGTACGCCGTGGTGGGCATGGTATCGCTGGGTGGCGGCACGCAATAGCGCGCCAGATATAATTGCCTGTCCAAAGATTGCGAGTCTGAACCACGCCTCCTACGGGCACGACGGCTACACCTATAACCAGCATGTTCCAGTAATAGTACTTCCAGGCAGCTCGGGAGCTGACGCACGACTTTCTCTTGTCGGTATACTCAATAGCTCGACGGCCTGCTTCTGGCTGAAGCAGGTATCTCACAATTTGGGAAGTACCGCTGACGCGACCGGTGCCAGACGAACGGCCACCCCGTGGGAAAATTTCTACGAGGTGACAGGTGCTAACCTTGAGAATCTTCCGCTATCAGCTCAATGCCCTCTCCCGTTGGCTCGCGAGCTAGATCGCCTCGCGCGAAACCTGACGATGGTGTTCCCGCAGGCAGTTGCCGCAGCAGGTCCACCTGCCCGCCCATTGTTGCGTACGGCCCGTAATGAATGGGAGTCGACGCGGGCACGGATGATCGCGTTGCAGGAGGAGCTGGACTGGCAGGTCTACCGGCAGTACGGGCTGCTCGCTGACGAACTGACGCTGCCGATGGCCGATGTCCCCGAGATCAAGCTGGGGGAGCGGGCGTTCGAGATCGTGCTGGCGCGGAAGATCGCGGCCGGCGAGGAGACGCCCGAGTGGTTCACCCGGCACGGTTCCACCCAGATTTTCGAACCGCCCGCGCACTGGCCCGCTGAATACCGGACTCTGGTGGAGAAACGGATCGCTGTCATCGAGGCGGACAAGAACATCGGGCTGATCGAGCGGCCTGAGTACAAGCGCCGTTGGGCGACCGAGGGCTGGGACAAGCTGCAGGACGCTGCGCTCAGGGAGTGGCTCCTCGACCGGCTGGAGGCCCGCGAGCTGTGGTTCGCCGACGTCGACGGCATGGTTCAGCCGCGCCTCTGGACCACCGGCCGCCTGGCCGACGAGTTGGCCGCCGAGGCTGACTTCGTCGCTGTCGCCGAGATCTACAAGCCCGGCGAGAACCTGTCCAAGGTCGTCGACGACCTGGTCGAGAACGAGCACGTCCCGTTCCTGGCATCCCTGCGGTACAAGGACTCGGGCCTGGAGAAACGCGCCGACTGGGAGTCGGTCTGGGAGCAGCAACGCGCCGAAGACACCACACCCACCCCCGAAGCCGCGAAGAAGATCCGCGACAGCATTCCGCTCCCGCCGAAGTACGCCCAGGCCGACTTCCGCAAGGCAAGCTACTGGAAGGCCCGCGGCAAGTTGGACGTCCCCAAAGAACGGTTTATCTCCTACCAGCCGGCCAGCCCTGACAACGACCCGACGCTGCTGGTCGGCTGGGCCGGCTGGGACCACCGCGAGCAGGCCCAGGCGCTGGCGACGCTGATCGTCGAGCGTCAGGACAACGACGGCTGGGGCGCCGCACGGCTCACCCCGCTGCTCGCCGGCCTGCGTGAGGTGATGCCCTGGGTCCGTCAGTGGCACAACGAGGTCGACCCGCTCTACGACGGCTCCCCGGCCGAGGTCTATGACGCCTTCCTCGCCGACGCGATGGGCCGCCACAACCTCACCGCCGACGCCCTGGCCGACTGGCGTCCGCAGGCGGCCGCCCGGGGCCGGAGGGCCACGAAGTGA
- the pglZ gene encoding BREX-2 system phosphatase PglZ, translating to MTPAVVLGRVARLRRSAASNHSSQPQVLLVRAQPDWPAPVDLAVAGRPVRVVPCVSPLAVLEEVTRWAREPVEDGWLVLLTDADEERLGDTVLAQVYRQRVDVIEPWAAVLEDFGATQADPRLHAPEYRWVAQALLEARPPAGWPRRPSGLISREDALAELAVVRLGLTEFGLGAADLDIATLLRWTAVPGAIEAFRRLGDDERAGITGYLGDRTGRAGRALFTLVAAGNGEQALALGLVCDCLWPRRDPDGSPLPGTGDAAAVERAKVRVERYFGDARLDEAAMRAFADATREVVATALTQSRSGAGRLGLDSGATSFTLHPDDELPALLDTAERLLDELDGRAAGAVSDILRAGFQHRLSLLATTVRDFLAAAESGVDRALLATAARDVVTAVVSLRAHSLANVQRAEVERALMAARVVGWLAVQPTGSLGDSQVGAARAGGDRPGKPTTLPAALDAHLDDSAWVDVALSHLAGGELAPAIGTAYGDLYRVAARRRRALDASFARLLADWAAGPSRPDGPLLVEEVLDRVVAPVITARGGGRALLVVLDGMSAAVAAQLAAELRRDRWEECDPLGVDWGDTAGEPAGAARRRAAVAVLPTVTATSRTSLLVGQLVTGDKTKEKAAFDGHPRWGRRPARLFHHSDLDGAPGAPLDQDLTEALTSETPLVAVVINTVDDTLDKGRQRDDGGWSLADVGKLRAVLAYARTAGRVVILTSDHGHVVDHRATGLAADDAVSARHRVPAAGIVAAGDGEVVLAGPRVLAPGGQIVALWDPALHYLGRKGGYHGGASPAEVTVPVLAFLPFRLSTTSASRDLPVGWRPLADQRPRWWSLETPDLLAGLGGGDTAVVSPRSSGSAADLAEGTALLPRKRRRAADEQTGPALFDLPQQTDGAGGPVAAPGAPDSGTVAAHAAPTEGQEGTVDVIVAGLLRSELFRSQLEGLARKVPAEKVEAAVRALLNANGTLATSVVAERAGELPRRAGGFAVNLRRLFNIDNYPVLEELDDGYTLRLNLDLLRAQFELSA from the coding sequence GTGACCCCGGCTGTGGTGCTCGGCCGGGTCGCCCGGCTGCGGCGCTCCGCCGCCAGCAACCACAGCTCGCAGCCGCAGGTCCTGCTGGTGCGCGCCCAGCCGGACTGGCCCGCGCCTGTCGATCTGGCCGTCGCCGGCCGGCCGGTGCGAGTGGTGCCCTGCGTCTCGCCGCTCGCCGTGCTCGAGGAGGTCACCCGCTGGGCCCGCGAGCCCGTCGAGGACGGCTGGCTCGTGCTGCTCACGGACGCCGACGAGGAGCGGCTGGGTGACACCGTGCTCGCGCAGGTCTACCGGCAGCGGGTCGACGTGATCGAGCCGTGGGCTGCCGTTCTGGAGGACTTCGGCGCCACGCAGGCCGATCCGCGGCTGCACGCGCCCGAGTACCGCTGGGTTGCCCAGGCGCTGCTGGAGGCACGGCCACCGGCCGGCTGGCCGCGCCGGCCCAGCGGCCTAATCAGCCGCGAGGACGCGCTCGCGGAGCTCGCCGTCGTCCGGCTTGGCCTAACCGAGTTTGGCCTCGGCGCCGCCGATCTCGACATCGCCACCCTGTTGCGCTGGACGGCCGTTCCCGGCGCGATCGAGGCGTTCCGGCGGCTCGGCGACGACGAGCGCGCCGGCATCACCGGCTACCTCGGCGACCGCACTGGCCGCGCGGGCCGGGCCTTGTTCACCCTCGTCGCCGCTGGCAACGGCGAGCAGGCGCTCGCCCTCGGCCTCGTCTGTGACTGCCTCTGGCCACGGCGCGACCCGGACGGCTCCCCACTGCCGGGCACCGGCGACGCCGCCGCCGTCGAGCGGGCCAAGGTCCGCGTGGAGCGTTACTTCGGCGACGCCCGACTCGACGAGGCAGCCATGCGCGCGTTCGCCGACGCCACTCGAGAGGTCGTCGCGACCGCGCTGACACAGTCCCGCTCGGGCGCGGGCCGGCTCGGGCTCGACAGCGGGGCGACATCGTTCACCCTGCACCCGGACGACGAACTCCCAGCCCTGCTCGACACCGCCGAGCGGCTGCTCGACGAGCTCGACGGACGAGCCGCCGGCGCCGTGAGTGACATCCTGCGGGCTGGGTTCCAGCATCGGCTATCGCTCCTCGCGACGACAGTTCGCGACTTCCTCGCGGCCGCGGAGTCCGGAGTCGACCGCGCACTTCTCGCGACTGCCGCACGCGACGTCGTGACCGCCGTCGTCTCGCTGCGCGCACACTCGCTGGCGAACGTCCAACGCGCCGAGGTCGAACGGGCCCTGATGGCGGCGCGGGTCGTCGGCTGGCTCGCCGTTCAGCCGACCGGTTCGCTCGGCGACAGCCAGGTCGGCGCGGCACGCGCAGGCGGGGACCGACCGGGCAAGCCGACGACGCTGCCTGCAGCCCTCGACGCTCACCTGGACGACTCGGCCTGGGTCGACGTCGCGCTCAGCCACCTGGCGGGCGGCGAGCTGGCACCCGCCATCGGCACGGCGTACGGCGACCTGTACCGGGTCGCGGCCCGGCGGCGGCGCGCCCTCGACGCGTCCTTCGCACGGCTGCTCGCCGACTGGGCGGCCGGGCCGTCCCGGCCAGACGGGCCGCTGCTCGTCGAGGAGGTCCTCGACCGGGTCGTCGCGCCAGTCATAACCGCCCGCGGCGGCGGCCGGGCGCTGCTGGTCGTGCTCGACGGGATGAGTGCTGCCGTCGCTGCCCAGTTGGCCGCCGAGCTGCGCCGCGACCGCTGGGAAGAGTGCGACCCGCTCGGCGTCGATTGGGGCGACACCGCAGGTGAGCCAGCCGGCGCCGCCCGGCGGCGAGCCGCGGTCGCCGTGCTGCCGACCGTCACCGCCACGTCGCGGACGTCGCTGCTCGTAGGTCAGCTGGTCACCGGCGACAAGACAAAGGAGAAGGCCGCCTTCGACGGCCACCCACGCTGGGGACGGCGGCCCGCCCGCCTGTTTCACCATTCCGACCTCGACGGCGCGCCCGGCGCCCCGCTCGACCAGGACCTCACCGAAGCGCTGACCTCCGAGACCCCGCTGGTCGCCGTCGTGATCAATACGGTCGACGACACCCTCGACAAGGGCCGGCAGCGCGACGACGGCGGCTGGAGCCTGGCCGACGTCGGCAAGCTGCGCGCGGTGCTGGCCTACGCGCGCACGGCCGGCCGAGTCGTCATCCTGACCAGCGACCACGGGCACGTCGTCGACCACCGGGCCACGGGGCTGGCCGCCGACGACGCCGTCTCGGCACGGCATCGAGTCCCGGCGGCCGGCATCGTCGCGGCCGGCGACGGCGAGGTGGTGCTCGCCGGGCCGCGGGTGCTAGCGCCCGGCGGCCAGATCGTCGCTCTCTGGGATCCCGCGCTGCACTATCTGGGCCGCAAGGGCGGCTACCACGGCGGCGCGTCGCCGGCCGAGGTGACCGTCCCGGTGCTGGCCTTCCTGCCGTTCCGGCTGTCGACAACGTCCGCGAGCCGCGACCTGCCAGTCGGCTGGCGACCGCTGGCTGACCAGCGCCCGCGCTGGTGGTCCCTGGAGACGCCCGATCTGCTCGCCGGCCTCGGTGGTGGCGACACCGCCGTGGTCAGTCCCCGCAGCAGCGGCAGCGCCGCCGACCTGGCCGAGGGGACGGCGCTTCTCCCGCGTAAGCGCCGACGGGCCGCAGACGAGCAGACCGGACCGGCGCTGTTCGACCTGCCCCAGCAGACCGACGGTGCGGGCGGGCCGGTCGCCGCCCCCGGGGCGCCGGACAGCGGCACGGTGGCCGCACATGCTGCGCCGACCGAGGGTCAGGAGGGCACAGTAGACGTCATCGTCGCCGGGTTGTTGCGCTCGGAGCTGTTCCGGTCCCAGCTCGAAGGGCTGGCCCGGAAGGTGCCGGCGGAGAAAGTCGAGGCCGCGGTACGAGCGCTACTGAACGCGAACGGCACCCTGGCGACGAGTGTCGTCGCCGAGCGAGCCGGTGAGCTACCGCGGCGGGCCGGCGGCTTCGCCGTCAACCTGCGGCGCCTTTTCAACATCGACAACTACCCTGTGCTGGAGGAACTCGACGACGGTTACACCCTGCGGCTCAATCTCGACCTGCTGCGTGCCCAGTTCGAGCTGAGCGCGTGA